Proteins encoded in a region of the Brevundimonas vesicularis genome:
- a CDS encoding SDR family NAD(P)-dependent oxidoreductase, whose protein sequence is MLLENKVVLITGASRGIGRATAIEAARQGADVALNTFRDETAAAEVVAEIEALGRRAIAVNGDVAQPESAAAFVAAAVQALGRVDIFVSNAGICPFHAFLDMPVETLRRTMEVNLHGAYYMVQAAANQMVKQGEGGAIVAISSISALVGGEMQTHYTPTKAGVHSLMQSCAVALGRHSIRCNSVLPGTIATDINKDDLADPKKREYMEGRIPLGRLGRPEDIASVVAFLASDMAGYMSGAALLVDGGAFANFQ, encoded by the coding sequence ATGCTGCTAGAGAACAAGGTCGTCCTGATCACGGGCGCATCGCGGGGTATCGGACGGGCGACGGCGATCGAAGCTGCACGCCAGGGGGCGGATGTCGCCTTGAATACCTTCCGAGACGAGACGGCCGCCGCCGAGGTGGTCGCCGAGATCGAGGCGCTGGGCCGCCGGGCCATCGCCGTCAACGGCGACGTGGCCCAGCCCGAGAGCGCCGCAGCCTTCGTCGCCGCCGCCGTTCAGGCGCTGGGCCGGGTTGATATATTCGTCTCGAACGCTGGCATCTGTCCGTTCCACGCCTTCCTCGATATGCCGGTCGAGACCCTGCGCCGGACGATGGAGGTCAATCTTCACGGCGCCTATTACATGGTGCAGGCGGCGGCCAATCAGATGGTCAAACAGGGGGAGGGTGGCGCTATCGTCGCCATCAGCTCGATCTCGGCCCTGGTCGGCGGCGAGATGCAGACCCATTACACCCCGACCAAAGCAGGAGTGCACAGCCTGATGCAGTCCTGCGCCGTCGCCCTGGGCCGCCACAGCATCCGGTGCAACTCGGTCCTGCCGGGCACCATCGCCACCGACATCAACAAGGATGACCTCGCCGATCCGAAGAAGCGCGAATATATGGAGGGCCGCATTCCGCTGGGGCGTCTGGGCCGGCCCGAGGACATCGCGTCCGTCGTCGCCTTTTTGGCCTCGGACATGGCGGGTTATATGTCCGGTGCGGCGCTGCTGGTGGACGGCGGCGCTTTCGCCAACTTTCAGTAA